From Deinococcus aerophilus, a single genomic window includes:
- the dgt gene encoding dGTP triphosphohydrolase has translation MLTRADLEAREAQFLAPYATPSRDRRREHPEAESATRTAFQKDRDRVLHTTPFRRLEAKTQVFLNASGDHYRTRLTHTLEVQQVARSVALSLGLNETLAETVALAHDLGHPPFGHAGERVLNDLMAGHGGFNHNAQARRIVTALENPRPDYPGLNLTLDTLDGLNKHERTGLGRPSLEAQLVDAADALAYTAHDLDDGLRSGLITPGQLRGVPLWQELTRRAGVEDTELNEQQRRTLHRELLGWLIADLTAASDAQITASGVNSAAEAQAWSDKLITYSPSLREQLGEMGTFLRGQLYRHWRVEMQVEAATRVLVTLFGAFLDRPSMLPPQFQRRAAHSDLPRVVCDYVSGMTDRYALDLHASITPSGAPVIWPAR, from the coding sequence ATGCTCACCCGTGCCGATCTGGAAGCCCGTGAGGCGCAGTTCCTCGCGCCGTACGCGACCCCCAGCCGTGACCGGCGGCGTGAACACCCCGAGGCCGAGAGCGCGACGCGCACCGCGTTCCAGAAGGACCGCGACCGGGTGCTGCACACCACGCCCTTTCGCCGTCTGGAAGCCAAGACCCAGGTGTTCCTGAACGCGAGCGGCGACCACTACCGCACCCGCCTGACCCACACGCTGGAGGTGCAGCAGGTGGCCCGCTCGGTGGCGCTGAGTCTGGGCCTGAACGAGACCCTGGCCGAGACGGTGGCCCTGGCGCACGATCTGGGCCACCCTCCCTTCGGTCACGCGGGCGAGCGGGTGCTGAACGACCTGATGGCCGGGCACGGCGGCTTCAACCACAATGCCCAGGCCCGGCGCATCGTGACCGCGCTGGAAAATCCCCGCCCCGACTACCCGGGCCTGAACCTCACGCTTGATACCCTGGATGGCCTGAACAAGCATGAGCGCACCGGGCTGGGGCGGCCCAGTCTGGAAGCGCAGCTCGTGGACGCCGCCGACGCCCTGGCCTACACCGCCCACGACCTGGACGACGGCCTGCGCAGCGGCCTGATCACGCCCGGACAGCTGCGCGGGGTGCCGCTGTGGCAGGAGCTGACCCGGCGTGCGGGCGTGGAGGATACCGAGCTGAACGAGCAGCAGCGGCGCACCCTGCACCGCGAACTGCTGGGCTGGCTGATTGCCGACCTTACGGCCGCGAGCGACGCGCAGATCACCGCCAGCGGGGTAAACAGCGCGGCTGAGGCTCAGGCCTGGTCAGACAAGCTGATCACCTACAGCCCGTCCCTGCGTGAACAGCTGGGCGAGATGGGCACCTTCCTGCGCGGCCAGCTGTACCGCCACTGGCGCGTGGAAATGCAGGTGGAGGCGGCCACCCGGGTGCTCGTCACCCTGTTCGGGGCTTTTCTGGACCGCCCCAGCATGTTGCCTCCGCAGTTCCAGCGCCGCGCCGCCCATTCGGACCTGCCGCGTGTGGTCTGCGACTATGTCTCGGGCATGACCGACCGGTACGCCCTGGACCTGCACGCCAGCATTACCCCGTCCGGTGCCCCGGTGATCTGGCCCGCACGTTGA